Within the Vairimorpha necatrix chromosome 10, complete sequence genome, the region CCGATCCCTCACATGGATGAAGCAATAGATGCTATCCAAGGGACAGATATGTACTCTACTTTAGATTTGGAGATGGGTTACCATCAGATCGAAATGAACCCAAGAGATATTCATAAAACTGCATTTATTGTAAAGCAAGGTGTATATGAATGGACTAAGATGCCATTTGGCTTAGTCAATGCCCCTTTTACGTTTCAGAAGATTATGAATTGGATATTTAAAGATATACTTTGGAGGAAAGTAGTTGTATACCttgatgatattttaatattctcAAGAGGGAAAGACAAACATGTCGACGATGTGAGAGAAGTCCTGGAAATTTTGTCAAAATTTGGACTCAGACTTAACATGAAGAAATGTGCATTCGCAGTGAgtaaaattgattttttaggaCACACTGTAGAGAATGGAGaacttaaaattaaatcgGACCAATTGGATAAGGTTAACACCCTAGAAAATCCAAAGAACGTCAGCGACTTAAGAAAACTTTTAGGATTTAtagtatattttaaacGATTTATACCATCATATACCATGAAGGCTATGCCGTTATTAAAAAGGTTAAAGAAAggtaattttatatttggaGACGAAGAAGAAAAGGCTTTAGAGCTCCTGaaacaagaaatattaaatgcCAAACCTTTACTTTTACCAGATATGAATAagacattttatttatatacgGATGCCTCAGACATTGGAATTGCGGGAGTACTTACACAATTTACAGATACGGGAAAAGAAATGCCTATAACCTGGATAAGTAGAACGCTAAATAGCGCCGAAATTAATTACACTACAACTGAGAAAGAGTGTTTAGCTATTGTATGGTCTATTGAAAAACTTAAAGTATATTTGTCTAACAATTTTATCATCAGGACAGATCATAGTTCCTTAATATGGTTAATGAAACAGAAAACACCTATAGGAAGATTGGCAAGATGGATAATGAAACTgcaaaactataaatatgaaatcgAACATATAAAAGGTTCAGATAACGTTTTGGCTGATGTACTTTCACGTGGTGTATTAGAAAATAGCCAATTAAGAAAGTGTCAAACAGTGgttaaaaatgaagaaagaATAAATGTTGAAGAAGACAATGAAACAATAACAAAACTGGTACAGAGAGCACACTTAGAGCTTGGCCATGGAGGTATAGATTCTACTATAATGTACATCAGAAATATTGCGAGTGTACCAAATATAAGAAACAGAGTAGTTGAATATATTCGTAACTGTGAGACTTGTAGAAGATTTAGAGACAAGACGTtgcaaaataatattagacGTGTGGAAATAAAAAGTCCGTTCTATATGATTGGGTTGGATATAGTTGGTCCTTTACCCACAACAGACGGtggaaataaatttattctgGTAGGAACAGACTACCTAACTAAATGGGCAGAAGTGAGAgctttaaaaagaaaagatgCGGAATCTGTAgcgaaatttatttatgaagaatttttattaagacATGGACCTCCGGAAGTAATATTGACTGATCAAGGACTTGAgtttaacaataaaatcataaagaAACTGTGTTTAATGATAAATACTAGAAAGTCGTTTACAAGCGCCTACCATCCAAGATGTAATGGACAAACGGAGAGACTAAACCGTACACTTATTGCAAGGTTGGCTAAGATATGCAATGGAAGATGGTCAGAGTGGGATATGTTCCTACCAGTTGCGCTATACGCATATAGGATAACACCactaataaaattcaaGAGTAGTCCTTTTAGATTGTTATATGGGAGAGAGCCTAAGGATATAACTACGGAGAAAGAAGATGGTGGAGCAGTATTTATAGAAGAAAACGATACACTTAAGAAGATCGATTTGTTACGGAAAAAGTTACACGAAAAGGTTATAGAAGATAGAAATAGAGACATACAACGCGCGAATGATAGAGTTAAAGGCAAAAATATTCAAGTAGGAGATGCGGTTATGAAGAAAAAGGAACCATTTGAAAAACTGAATAAGCTTGATGATAAATGGACAGGACCTTATCTGgtaagaagaaaatttgaCTCTGGTGGTTTTGAGATCGAGGACATGTATGGAAAACTATTTCGGTATAATGAAAAAGACTTACAACTAATTGAGAATTCAGATCCCACGGATTGGGAGAGTTTAAAGAAAGGGAGTATGTTACAGGATGATAATCTAGTTACAGAGATTATCCTGTAATTGCTTTACTGTAGATACTTCCCTAAAGTATCTactgtaaaatatttactataaataataaataaatattttacccatctaaaaatattatgaaaagGAAGGAGAAACTTTATTTAACAGTTATTATAgttcaaatatttacaaaacaaaatatatattgatTATGGGACCGAAAAAGTCTAAATTAGAAGGGGGTATGTCAACCTTccatatttgttttttttggaTGCTTAACTTTGTAAAGTTATCATATTTGGCTTGTTATTTGGTGTATCTCAAATTAAACCACTAGTTTGATTATTTGCATTCCTCAAAATTAAGTAGAAATCAATGACAACTagtacatataaaaaaggtTGTTCTAAGGTAGTAAAACATGATCTGTGGCcgtaatataaaacatttaaatatcgtattaaaaaaaacaagcaatttctaattcattttttttgaaattggGGCTTGCTAAAGAAGcattaatatttacaaagtaccaagtaaaaaattgaattataaaacatgTGATGAACTtgttttgaattttatgaaaatacatccaatattaaagaattgAACTGAGATCGAACAAAAAGCAattcgttttttttcttcttaaaTCAACTAAGTATActtaaaatacaaattttaaaatgtaaaatgtCAATTTAACTTTTCTTGTTCAAGCTGGGGCTccttttttaacttttaCTTGCATTTATaaggaaaatattatttattttattgtatttaaattCTGTATATTGTTGTAATTccatatatatttttgtatttagtttcattttgaaattttttcaagaaTTTCCCATTAACATGCGGAACATATCATTTAATTGACGATTTAATACTACAACAagtaaagaaataaataatattcaaatacttattatttttaatattaaaaattgatagTAATCTCCCGATACTCTCGTAGATttgtattgttttttagatagaattttatgtttaaaatgCACTATTAAAGAGTTCCGTTTCATGTATTAACATTTGTGAGATTCTTTATAAACttagataaatttatttaattttcttccttgctttgtaatatttcttGTATTTGCTCGTATTGTTctaatttgtaaattaaaGATTGTGATCTGACTGCTTGCATTGTGTCCCACTTGAGTTTACAAAATGACGATGTTGCCTTTCTAggaaatcatttttaaaaagtagAGCCTTATTTAACGTAGAAATATCCAAACCAGACGGTAAACACTTAcctgaaaaatataacctTAACAATCTTAAAAAACACGTGGATTACTCTGCCTCACTGACATAAACTAGAATTATAGACAGTACATTATCATATGTTCTTCTTAAATACCTCCTAGAGCAATAAGACTAAAATATCTTCCATACCCAAGGTATAAATATTCTCTTATCTTCCATACCCTTGGTATACATATTTCTTATCTTCCATCCCCATAGTGTcattgtataatttttattgcttGTTTACAGGACAATGTACCTATTAATGTCAAATTAATATGTTGAATATTCAGGATATCGTATTTAGTGATCTCTATCTAAATCGGGGGTCCTTTTTTAAGCCTGTTCCCCATTTTCCATTTACTTCTCAATCttgtaaataaacatatCGACTATTAATGTATATTCTTAGTAATTATAGATAAACTTCATTGACCCTATAAACTCTAcctttatatttgtatcaataattattactgtgtttttatattcacgCAATGTGTCGTATCTCTTCCCATAATATTCACCAATAAAGATTATTAGACTTTCTTGGTTATATTAATGCTCTACTTATattcaatataattttaaaatgggCTAGATACTCTCACTGGTAAAATATTCAGACAAGAGTAAAACATATTTGATATGTAAGCCCAgaattaaatcattttataaaataatcaacTTTGTTCTAgtctctttttttgtatattgatttttataccTAGTAAAGGTCTTATTATCATCAAGAAATGCTCTACCTTCAAATATAACTtgctttatattttatagtaCTCATCTATCTTTTTGATCTCCCCtttatctttatatttctcaCATATCTTCTTGTAATATTCCTCTTCTCTCCCCCATAGAGGGTATATTCTGATCATCAGTCTCTTATATTTCTCATTATCTTTATActtctttaatatatctaaatctttataattcttctttataaagTCCAGTATCCTTAGTACTAATGTAATATTATCCTCGTTATTCAGGATCAAGAGTGTCTTGATTAGATCACTCCTGttatattgtaatttaCTATGTATAAGAAGATCCAGTAAAAGACTCTTACCATAGAAGTCTAATTCTTCATAAATGAGGATATCCACTTTATAATCTGGATTATATGACAAAATATCCCCAATGATCTTGATCTCTTTACTTCTTCCTTCATTCTTGAGTCTAGTGCAGAGGAGATTGAGATCATATTCCTCTAGTCTCAGACCCCGAGTACTCAGCCTGAGGAGTCTCCTGAgatcatattttattaagtcACTGATATATTTCTGGGCATTCTCGTctgtcaaatatttaataaatttgtaatttgtagatttatattttgtattaaaatattcgGGGAAGACAACAAACTTCTtgacaatatttttataatttctagtTCTCATGAAATTGgtcatattaaatattctagTATAAGGAGTAGATTTGTCTTCTACTACTTGATTATTTCTCCTTACTAATTTGTATCTCTTTAATTGGTATGTTCTTACTATATCTTCTGTAATATCATGTGTAATGTCTTTTGTATTAGTTTTTGAAATATCTTTTGTGTTGTCTTTTGTAGtgtcttttatattatatttattgcaTATCTCTTTATATCTTTcatcttctttataattGGGTGTATTAGTAATATATTCAAGATATAATTCATCTTTACACGTACAACTCAGTGCATtcaaatcatttttaatattgttaATCACGTGCTTACTAAATTTGTCTTTAGTGTCACAAATACACTCAAATTTctcttctttaaaatattctgGTGACTTCTTTCTTGTTATCAAATACATAAGTGAAATATCCCTGTCCTTATGACTCagtaatttattatacagTATATTTCTATATCCATGAGTCTTCATACCACTAGTATGATACTCTTTGATCAAGTCTATTATCTCTGAGTCtacttctttattattcCATGTGTATTTATAAGACTTCTTataatatacaaatatattaaaaagatcTTCTCTGAGATTTAGTAGATATTCTATCTTTAAGATATCtttagaatttaaatatcttaaGAAGTCATAATCTCTACAgatctttataaatttctgaTCTCTAATATTGAGATCTTCTAATTTCTCAGATCTATATTTGTCTATAATTTCATTATAAATGTCATAATTTATAGTGTCATCTTTTATAGTATTTGGTAATTTGTggtatttctttattatctGTGTGTAAATATTGTCTCCTACAATAAACTCAGGATTTTCATACATTAAAATCATGAGAGATGTAGAAATATCAGgtcttatatttttatcatagaCCTGTGCTTTATCTTTAgtacttttatatattaaatattgagTATATGGattatttgttatattCGGGCTTATATTTGTCATTTCTTctacttttatattatacCCTTCATTTGTACTTATATTCTCTTTATAATTCTCTAAATAAAACTGAATTCTGTAATCCACGTCATCTTTGTATAGTAAGtcattaaaaatgtaaaccatttttatatcaaacAAATCTAAAGagaatttctttttataaaaataaaaaggcAAAGTAACATAAAAAGggtattttatattaccCTTGAGACGTGTGTTATATTCTGCATTATTCATGCAGTCATCTTTAGaaacattaattttttcatataattcATGTGTGTTATGTTCTGCGTTATTCATGCAGTCCTCTTTAGAAACATAATTTGATTTGTGGCGtagtttgtttgtttcGTCCCCATTCCTCATTAAATATTCCCCTATTAATATTGACAATAATGGTTCCTCATTCCCCATCTCTATTATCTCTTTATACTCCATATTCTCCAATACCATATACTTAATCACATCATAAGTATACCATCTCGGATTTCTTAAGAACTTTTCTTTCATTATGTTTATgcagattttttttctatttatgCTTTTTTCGTCcagtttgtttgttttatattttagaatgAAATACATGCCAAAATCATAATATTCGTCTGTGTAAGTGGATTTAAGAAGATCTAAGTAGTGATCGTCATCATCTAGATCAAGATAATGTTGGTATGAAGAAATGTTTGGAAGTGGTTTGTAAATGAATAAGTCGTTTATTAAAAGCATAAAGAAGGGTGAGAAAAAAGgaatctttatttttggGCATTTTCGTTTGCATATTGTTCcaaatatttatgatataaaattcatttttcttttttaagtaTGCGCTCTTTGGACTACCGAAGTAGAGAAGACGAAGCCGATGTGGAAAAGACTATGGAAACGAGAAGCCACCTACAAGCAGGAGACGCTAATGCGGAACCTATCCTTAttaaactataaattacaataagCATAccataattaaatttgttcatttattttttttatgtgcTTACAGTGCGGAGAAgcatataattttttgacatCTCTTGGATTTAAAAAGTTGTCTTCTCATTTAATATTCTAGACACACGGCGACTGggatttatttatttaagcAGACTTGAGCAGtagacataaaaaataagatatttctattttacCCCGTTTTATAACGtaagatataaatttatcattgGACCACAAGCCTTACTTGTGCCTTTTTCAATAATGTTTTCTTTATTGTCTAATTATtcgaaatttattattatttgttatgAAGATACATCTCGTATATTTTGACTAAATCTATGGTCACTGTCTCCTGTTGCCGTGTACATTTAAGTTTATGGTACTTAGTCTCAAATTTCTTTGTTATTTTCTACATATCTACAGATTTACCGCCAAGCTAATTTCCTCAATTAAAATGTTAATACTTAAAAATCTGtatgataatttaatataatatccATCTtgctaaaatttataatgtaaTAATTGGTTTTTTAAGTCTAAATAGAGTTTATAATGTGTTTGTATAAACAcacttcatttttattttacaaaagtCGCTGTGGTTTTTGCAGTATGTTTCATCTTATAAACTTCTTTCCACATGTCGAAATAGATAGCTTAATTACTTAAGAGCGCCAAATTATTAATGTATAAGGTCTGATAGATCTTTTCAGATTAGAATTAAGTTGattcaatgaaacttgtgtATGTCTGAAACAGTAAGAATTTTCACTAGTAGGAAAATGTTTCTTTAGAAGTTTGATGCCACTTTAGGGGTTGTAAAAAAGCCTATTTGGTGTATAAAAGTCTTGGCTAATGTCAAATGAGATTCCTCGCTTAATTATTCAACTAGAAGAACGAAATGGGGTATTTTAATGGGCCCAATCAAGTTCTAATTCAATACGTAAGTGAAAGGCGAGTGGTCGACAGAGCCATAAACTGCAATATGCAGTATAAAGAGGCGTGAAAGAGATTCAAATGATAGAAGAGCTCTCGTCGGTACAATAATATTCTCCTCGatttatacaatttttgataataatattCCTGTGGCCCCCTATTCTCTGAACCCAATTCATATGAATATGCGGATTTCCGcactataaattaaatttgatatataaaaatattaaagtaTAATTTGCATGTGGACACATTCCTGAGTtctttaaaacaaattctacttataaaaacttttaagtaatttttttcaaatctgTTATGTCTCATCTGgctttttgaaatattttgcacttttttttaaattataaattcttcatttttaaatataaatgtgCTTTTGTCATCTTAAATAAATCTCATAAAAGACAGtgttttacaaatttattctCCCCTTCTGTAGATGTGGCctcttgaaaaatattataaaccTGCTACTCCTGTCTCCTACTACAAAGAGAAAACATTCACAGGCTCAGACGACGAATATCTAAAACTTATGAATGAATCAAGCACTgtctatataaataatatcgACCCGTCTATAGACGAGTCGCGTATTTGGGAACTGGCTTTACTATTCGGAGATGTAAAAAGAGTTATAATGGGAATAAACAGGAACTACTTGACTTTTTGTGGATTCTGTTTTGTagaattttacaataaagaaGACGCTTTGAAATGTAAAATGTGGGCTGACAGGCTTAAATTTGAGAAAAAGTGTCTTAGTGTTGACAAAGATTATGGATTTAAAGAAGGACGTCAATATGGAAGAGGAGTGTTTGGAGGTAAAATGAAAGATGATAATgctaaaaaaagaagatattacaataattaataaaagaagtatatttaaaagaaatatatttaaaaaaatatatttaaaaaaaagaagtatatttaaaagaaatatatttgaaagaaacatatttaaaagaaaaatatttaaaaaaaacattttaaaagtttttaatgCATATGCTAGTTattattacaaataaaaagccaaatttttacatgTAATATAATgcattaatttaataaataattgaaTTTATTCACTGTCGCTATCAAATacttttctatttttttgatcattagattttttattatctcCGAATTTTTGTCTCTTATTCtcaaaatctttattaCTAGAACGATGTTTCTTATTGTCAAATGATCTCTCTTTCTTATTGTCAAATGATCTCTCTTTCTTGTTGTCAAAAGATCTCTCCTTCTTGTTATCAAAAGATCTCTCTTTCTTGTTGTCAttattctttctttttctcATATCAAAATTAGTATTTCCATTTTGTTGCTCATCAGCATCTTTAACAAACAATGTCCTATCTTTAAACAACAACTTCTTATTCAAAATCTTCTTAAATGTCTCTTCATCTTCAACAAACACAAAAGCAAATCCTTTAGTTCTATCATCTTCCATGGGAATATGACAGCCACTTATGTTACCATAAGATTCTAAGAAATCTAATAAATCTTGTTTACTACATTTATACGGCAAATTATTCACTTTTAGAGTaaacttcttttttctttctgtCTTATTAGCGATGTTAACAATAATTTTACGACCGAATAATTCTTGATCATTTAGTTTGAGACATTTCTTAGCATCAGATTCCTTGACAAATTCAATAAAGGCGAAGCctttatttctttctttgtCATGTGTTGTAGGTATGGAAATTCTGACTGTCTTGCCTATTAAGGCGATTTCTTTCTTAAGCTCGTCTTCTGTAAGATTAAAAGGAATATTCTTCATGAAAACTACTCTTAATTCTTTGTCTTCTAAAGCTTCTTCGTCGACGCTAGAAGATTGTTGTTCTAATTCACTGGATGAGTCTTCTTCttccttttttaatttttttttgtcgGCTATACTTGACGAGTCTGTTCCTTCGCTtgaatcttttttattggttaaaattttttcttcggGGTTTTTATCGTCTTTAACTTCACTCGACGAGTCAGAATCTTCACTTGAAGaatcttgttttttactGGGCGTGACTGTATTTTTGCTTGCTGCATTtgtttcttcttttttgaCTGGTGTTTTCTTACTCTTTATACTTTCACTCGACGAGTCAGAATCTTCACTTGAAGaatcttgttttttactGGGCGTGACTGTATTTTTGCTTGCTGCATTtgtttcttcttttttgaCTGGTGTTTTCTTACTCTTTATACTTTCACTCGACGAGTCAGAATCTTCACTTGAAGAATCTTGCTTTTTACTGGGCGTGGCTGTCTTTTTACTTGCTgcatttatttcttcttttttgaCTGGTATTTTGTTCTCTACTTCTCTCTCACTTGATGAGTCAGAATCTTCACTTGattcttcttttttgttaGTTGATACTTTCTTGACTTCTTCACTAGATGAGTCAGATTCGTCACTTGAAGAGTCATCTTCTACTTTTTTACTAGAGTCAACTTTCTTGGTTTCTTCATCTGATGACACTTTTTTCtcttgttttttagtaGGCACAACTTTCTTTGTCTCTTCGCTCGATGAATCACTATcttctttctttatttcttttttactaGTCACTTTCTTCTTATTATCTCCTTTTACTACTTTCTTCGGAGTTTCTTTTTCatctttcttattttttttattatcaacTTTTTTTACTGCTGATGCTCTAATACTTTCTTTTCTTTCAACTTTTTTTACTggtttcttcattttttgatGGGTCTAAAAAAACCgttatttattaagaatattaaaaacggtattagaaaataaaattaactttaaaaagttttagtAAGATAATGGACTTGAACTTTTTTGCCCTTATGAAAGAAAAGacaattttgaaaaaatcaaaaatttcgaaaaattttgaaaatataaataataatgataTTTCTCAAGCCAAAACTAAAGGGAAAATatcaaacaaaaatttacaatcaATGAGTACtgatatttgtaaaatcaaACAGATTCACAAATCTCCTGTTCTTAATGACATTTTATCCAAAATTACTCATACCGTAGACACTTATAATAAACTTATGAATAATTATGAAGACGTGAGTATCGTGCTTATAAACAATCTAGAGACTATAATTATGCATCATTTGGTCTTTTTCTGTCATTatcataatattaaaatatttatttgtccAAATTTACGTGGGAAAATATTGGCTATAAAACAGACTGATCCggttattaaagaaattaatgagtttttaaataatgaagATAGATGTAAAATAGTGGACATTTATGAAAGtaatacaatataaatagaaaaaaaaatatttacaattaaataaatttaattttgttataaGGCTTTTTTTATGTGTACAGAAATTTGAAACGTACACTACttcaaaagaaaatgaaaaattttattacacAAAATAATCGTGGTTCTATAATGATGTGAAAATTGTAGTCTTTTagaataatataaaaaattacacaTACTAAATTTGACAGGTActatacaaatattatttataaaaatttttataccaatatatttatttaaaaccAAAAAGTTTTCAAAATACTGAATATTTAGACATAAAAAACACTTGAATACACAATCCCAACCCTGTCGACAATATCCACGTCATACTAATAAAAGAAGGATTACATTGTTCCCAATCATTTCTTAGAACCAAAAATATTGATCGTAGATCAAAATCAAACGAAAAAACTTTTTCAATACTCATAAAAACAATCAAAGTTCCTGTTACACTAAACAACAAACAGAATATCAGATTCAAAGctttagaaaataataaataaacaagaCAAAAGACTATAACAATAGatgcataaaaaacataccTTTGTGTTTCATTATTAATTGTTATAATCGATTCAATATAagttgaataaaaaatatatgtagCTACTAACCCTATAATAAGACGGAAGCCGCTTAATAAATAGACAGTTAAAGTTGATAATAGTAAAGATATCAGTATTATAGGGATATAAGGATATTCGCTATATTTTGTCAAATGGTTTAGCCCAGATACTAACCTATTTAAGGGCCCTATCGTACTACCATTATGAAGAATTTGTTcgaaataatgaaatataaagataGACATTATAAAAGCCAATGAACATCTTACAGTATAAATTCCTAATAATGATAGATATATTCCTGATATTAATATAGCTGTACTTATGTAAAAAGAACTATCAAGATAGGTCGAGTAATTCACTGATAGTTCATTTATTTCTGAGACTATAGCGGGCGGCTTAACTGTGTATATCTCTCTTATAGCGAAAGTTTTTGATTCCATGCGAATTCGTTGCAAAGATGACAGCAATAAAACCAAAAATATTCGatacatataaaaacctttactttttgtatataaatactaattaaccaataaataattaatcaATATTAAAGGAGAGAAAAAGGAGCGAGGAGTAAAGCGAAAATAGAAAGAtgaaaacatttaaattaGCAAAACAGAAAGTTTCActaaatgataaaatttttataaaaaattaagacgaaaaatatgtataaaaattgatatataaacattttattctttctaATTGTGCACATTTTTACAGGTCAATTTATTGATCGATTACAAATACTAATTTAATCAATTTGATTTAGCGTAGGTTTGgtttgattaaaaaattgccaATTTATTGTAGGTACAAACCCGGGTAAATATAGTTTCTAATTGTATATTCAATCATCATAAAGTCAAAATATGAAGAGACATtacttaattttatcatacCCCATGACTATTGTTGCACAATTTTAATATGCAATAGGATAATAACATACATATTTGAACTAATTTTGTACCATATTCGTCATTATGAGCGTTTTGATTAAGTATCAAAGAAGAACAAATTAGATCGttagataatttattgACTCGTATTGCGAAACAATGTATGTAATATACTGTAATTCATTTAAGGGGGAATAATAGTACTTGTAATGATTTTAAGGCAGATTAATACTAAAtgtgaatataaaaaatgctcAGATAAGAATTGACATTGTTTACCGGAATGTAAAATGAACATCTAATTGGTTATTTCCGTAATTGtatgaaatttaaatcatGTTTTTGCATATCTTTGTGACTTGGGATTAGTAATAtactataatttatttatgtcaaagttttttttccatttttatttttggtaTGCCTATTAATTATTCCAATAAATactaattataaattgtagatgtttttattattcatCTATTTTCCACATAGGTTGTTATTTGTTCATTATATGACATTGTATCACaaacaattatttttttttatatgataaaaaattttttaacaagaTGTTTGAGCAAATTTGTcgtttaattttattagttgtcgtttttttactatttgtAGCAGGTCTTTGTTATTACCCTTTCGCTTGTCTCTTAAATAAGTTTAACTCCCAACTACACTTCAAAATTGCTCACAAATTTTTCGGTATATTTCTAATAGTAgcaaacatttttataaaaagatttatcgAATTAGATggtgaaaatattattaacgCGAACGAAAACTATCTTGTTATTTCAAATCATGTAAATTATTATGACTCAATAATCATAACTAGTCTTTTTTCGCATTCTAATACTCTCGGAGCACTAAAATTTGTAATGCATATAGGAATGAGGTCTGTTCCGggtatttttcatattttagacgcattaaattttttagcttTGGAACAAAATTACgaaaaagatgaaaaaCTAATACTAACTTATTGTAGACGTTTTATTGATATTAACATTCCATTAAATATGGTAATATTTCCAGAAGGTACTCTCATATCAGAAGATACTATGAATAAATCGGATAAATATCGAAAATCAAAAGGACTAAATCcatataaatatgttttatcACCTAAATATAAAGGTTTTGAATTAATGgttaatgaatttaaaaattcacaaattaaaaaaattttagatctTACTTTTACATATCCAGAATGCGAACAACCTAGTTTATTGGGAATAT harbors:
- a CDS encoding nucleolin-like protein, producing MKKPVKKVERKESIRASAVKKVDNKKNKKDEKETPKKVVKGDNKKKVTSKKEIKKEDSDSSSEETKKVVPTKKQEKKVSSDEETKKVDSSKKVEDDSSSDESDSSSEEVKKVSTNKKEESSEDSDSSSEREVENKIPVKKEEINAASKKTATPSKKQDSSSEDSDSSSESIKSKKTPVKKEETNAASKNTVTPSKKQDSSSEDSDSSSESIKSKKTPVKKEETNAASKNTVTPSKKQDSSSEDSDSSSEVKDDKNPEEKILTNKKDSSEGTDSSSIADKKKLKKEEEDSSSELEQQSSSVDEEALEDKELRVVFMKNIPFNLTEDELKKEIALIGKTVRISIPTTHDKERNKGFAFIEFVKESDAKKCLKLNDQELFGRKIIVNIANKTERKKKFTLKVNNLPYKCSKQDLLDFLESYGNISGCHIPMEDDRTKGFAFVFVEDEETFKKILNKKLLFKDRTLFVKDADEQQNGNTNFDMRKRKNNDNKKERSFDNKKERSFDNKKERSFDNKKERSFDNKKHRSSNKDFENKRQKFGDNKKSNDQKNRKVFDSDSE
- a CDS encoding 1-acylglycerol-3-phosphate O-acyltransferase encodes the protein MFEQICRLILLVVVFLLFVAGLCYYPFACLLNKFNSQLHFKIAHKFFGIFLIVANIFIKRFIELDGENIINANENYLVISNHVNYYDSIIITSLFSHSNTLGALKFVMHIGMRSVPGIFHILDALNFLALEQNYEKDEKLILTYCRRFIDINIPLNMVIFPEGTLISEDTMNKSDKYRKSKGLNPYKYVLSPKYKGFELMVNEFKNSQIKKILDLTFTYPECEQPSLLGIFLGGKKYKVKYTMSVHNIESVYDTKEFLDQAWSKKEDWIGNAVNFNEKWYLNKKDIDGNKSQEINKLL
- a CDS encoding nuclear cap-binding protein subunit 2; this translates as MWPLEKYYKPATPVSYYKEKTFTGSDDEYLKLMNESSTVYINNIDPSIDESRIWELALLFGDVKRVIMGINRNYLTFCGFCFVEFYNKEDALKCKMWADRLKFEKKCLSVDKDYGFKEGRQYGRGVFGGKMKDDNAKKRRYYNN